In Candidatus Binatus sp., a single window of DNA contains:
- a CDS encoding AAA family ATPase: protein MDHAISANGRKTGEQIVASSALQLRNIAFLGAGKSPASLAFRTGLNVICGASDTGKSFIAETIDFLLGGSDPLRDIPERVGYDRARIGIETRQDKQFTLERSVQGGSLLRYDGLLGVEEPAGQSVSLKDKHARGRTDTLSGWLLSQLGFVDPLIRSNSSGSTRSLSFRDLARLIIVQETEITKQGSPFLSIQVVNRTSEYSALKLLLTGVDDSALVPGTNSLRERENASAKIELIDQWLSELLGEVRELGVDQGEIESQLKNLEDMIARYGSELQRIQQRLDESLTNRREILKEREDITGRVEEIQDLLSRFDLLGTHYGIDIERLTAMQETGSLFVHVANAPCPLCGALPEAQHLSSDCEGDIEGTVQAASAEIEKIRQLSSELNQTVVDLHAESNDLSVRLRQTEELFRAVDDEIRGTISPELKSARDTFAEVIEKRSEVRRTVDLFHRIDGLQRQKSELSEDTGGLTSGDSSRTDLSKTVLDELAEQVRTLLQAWNFPGADRVYFDEGTKDFVIDGKPRGSRGKGLRAITYAAASIGLMEYCQAKSLPHPGFLVLDSPLLAYWAPEGEEDKLLQGTDLKDRFYKYLASRHVDSQIVIIENEHPPEVLRDQMSFTIFTKNPGHGTYGFFPVD from the coding sequence AGTGGCGTCGAGTGCTCTACAACTGAGAAACATCGCCTTCCTCGGCGCCGGCAAGTCTCCTGCGTCATTGGCTTTTCGCACAGGTCTGAACGTAATTTGCGGTGCGTCTGACACGGGCAAGTCCTTCATAGCAGAAACGATCGATTTCCTTCTTGGAGGCAGCGATCCGCTGCGCGACATACCAGAACGCGTAGGCTATGATCGAGCGCGCATCGGTATCGAGACGCGACAAGATAAACAATTTACGCTCGAAAGGAGCGTGCAGGGCGGAAGTCTCCTCCGCTATGATGGGCTCTTGGGCGTCGAGGAACCTGCTGGACAGAGTGTTAGTCTAAAAGACAAACACGCGCGTGGTCGTACTGATACTTTGTCGGGTTGGCTTTTGTCACAACTTGGGTTTGTCGATCCTCTTATTAGGAGTAATAGCAGTGGTAGCACGCGAAGTCTCAGTTTTCGCGATCTTGCCCGCTTGATCATTGTTCAAGAAACTGAGATTACGAAGCAAGGATCGCCATTTCTGTCAATCCAAGTCGTAAACCGGACAAGTGAGTATTCTGCCCTAAAGCTTCTTCTGACCGGCGTCGATGATAGCGCTCTAGTTCCTGGTACCAACTCCTTACGGGAACGTGAGAACGCCTCGGCGAAGATTGAGTTAATTGATCAATGGCTTTCTGAACTACTCGGAGAAGTCAGAGAGTTAGGAGTCGATCAAGGTGAGATCGAGAGCCAGCTCAAAAATCTCGAAGATATGATAGCTCGATACGGTTCGGAACTTCAGCGGATTCAGCAGCGGCTCGACGAATCTCTGACTAATCGTCGCGAAATCCTAAAGGAACGTGAAGACATTACAGGCCGAGTCGAAGAGATCCAAGACTTATTGTCCCGGTTTGATCTTCTCGGTACGCACTATGGAATCGACATCGAACGCCTCACAGCTATGCAGGAAACGGGCTCGCTCTTCGTACATGTGGCAAACGCTCCTTGTCCGTTGTGCGGTGCTCTTCCCGAAGCTCAGCACTTGAGCAGTGACTGTGAAGGAGACATCGAAGGCACCGTACAAGCAGCCAGCGCTGAGATCGAAAAGATTAGACAGCTTTCGTCAGAGTTGAACCAAACTGTCGTCGATCTGCACGCTGAATCGAATGACCTTTCCGTGCGTCTGCGCCAAACTGAAGAACTCTTCCGAGCCGTTGACGACGAGATCAGAGGTACGATTTCTCCCGAATTGAAGTCCGCTCGTGATACATTTGCAGAGGTTATTGAGAAGCGCAGTGAGGTGAGGCGTACAGTTGATCTGTTTCATAGAATAGACGGTCTTCAGAGGCAGAAATCAGAACTCTCGGAAGACACCGGTGGGCTTACCTCGGGAGACTCGTCTCGTACTGACCTCTCCAAGACTGTGTTGGATGAACTTGCAGAGCAAGTCAGAACGCTCCTGCAAGCCTGGAACTTTCCAGGTGCAGACCGGGTGTATTTTGACGAGGGAACGAAGGACTTTGTGATCGATGGAAAACCGAGGGGGAGCAGAGGTAAGGGACTCCGGGCGATCACCTATGCAGCCGCTTCAATCGGTCTGATGGAGTATTGTCAGGCGAAATCGTTGCCGCATCCTGGTTTTCTGGTACTCGATTCCCCACTCCTTGCTTACTGGGCTCCGGAGGGAGAAGAAGACAAGCTTCTTCAGGGCACAGATCTGAAAGATCGATTCTACAAATACTTAGCGTCCCGGCACGTGGACAGCCAAATCGTTATCATTGAAAACGAACATCCACCCGAAGTCCTGAGAGACCAAATGTCGTTTACCATTTTCACCAAGAATCCGGGCCACGGTACGTACGGTTTTTTCCCCGTCGATTAG